One genomic region from Chelmon rostratus isolate fCheRos1 chromosome 11, fCheRos1.pri, whole genome shotgun sequence encodes:
- the LOC121613700 gene encoding pleckstrin homology domain-containing family A member 1-like isoform X1: MPYVDRQNRICGFLDIEENESSGKFLRRYFILDTQQGSLVWFMDNPQNLPIGTDCVGSLKLTYISKVSDATKLRPKAEFCFVINAGMRKFFLQANDQQDLVDWVNALNKATKITVPKLSDGQQNAENQKALPDVVGPKKQVSYKTEIIGGVPIVTQTQHEGGDGADRAEREAMHRSHSQLPYFLGRPTQEHTVIKSGYCVKQGAVMRNWKRRYFLLEENSMSYFKSDLEKEPLRMIPLKEVHKVQECKQSDIMMRDNLFEVVTTSRTFYIQADSPEEMHSWIKAVSGAIVAQRGPGRSAATEHGSRSTFYRSPAGPPVPRSPISAMPPCYPEWGAAVTCGTRSQPGVGQRALHEPAATAQSQPHASTPLPAGDAPGKVTCEPPATTISNSEESPWRRRSSFEPHMPEPPLDLDDADLPVSEV, encoded by the exons ATGCCTTATGTGGACCGACAGAACCGCATCTGTGGCTTCCTGGACATAGAGGAGAACGAGAGCAGTGGCAAGTTCCTGCGTCGTTACTTCATACTGGACACGCAGCAGGGAAGCTTGGTGTGGTTCATGGACAACCCACAG AACCTGCCTATTGGCACAGACTGTGTTGGCTCCCTCAAGCTCACCTACATCTCTAAG GTCAGCGATGCCACAAAGCTGAGGCCTAAGGCAGAATTCTGCTTTG TCATCAATGCTGGGATGAGGAAGTTCTTCCTGCAGGCCAATGACCAGCAGGATCTTGTGGACTGGGTCAACGCTCTCAATAAAGCCACCAAGATCAct GTGCCAAAGTTGTCTGATGGGCAGCAGAATGCAGAGAACCAGAAGGCTTTGCCAGATGTCGTAGGGCCCAAGAAACAAGTCTCCTACAAGACAGAGATTATTGGAGGAGTCCCCATTGTCACCCagacacag CATGAAGGAGGTGATGGTGCAGACAGAGCGGAGCGTGAGGCCATGCATCGCTCCCACAGCCAGCTGCCGTACTTCCTGGGCAGGCCGACTCAGGAGCACACGGTCATCAAATCAGGCTACTGCGTCAAGCAAGGAGCTGTG ATGAGGAACTGGAAACGGAGATATTTCCTACTAGAAGAGAACTCAATGAGTTACTTCAAGTCAGATTTG GAGAAAGAGCCTCTGAGAATGATCCCACTGAAGGAAGTTCACAAAGTCCAGGAGTGCAAACAGAG TGACATTATGATGAGAGATAATCTGTTTGAAGTCGTCACCACATCAAGGACATTTTACATACAG GCGGACAGCCCAGAGGAGATGCACAGCTGGATCAAGGCTGTCTCGGGGGCCATTGTCGCCCAGCGGGGGCCTGGGAGGTCTGCTGCCACA GAACACGGCAGCCGTTCCACTTTCTACCGCAGCCCCGCGGGTCCCCCCGTCCCTCGCTCGCCCATATCTGCCATGCCACCATGCTACCCAGAGTGGGGGGCTGCTGTCACGTGCGGCACACGCTCGCAGCCTGGCGTGGGACAGCGAGCACTTCATGAGCCTGCTGCCACGGCCCAGTCACAGCCACACGCCAGCACGCCTCTCCCTGCAGGAGACGCGCCTGGCAAAGTGACCTGCGAACCGCCTGCGACCACCATCAGTAACTCTGAGGAGTCACCGTGGCGACGGCGGAGCAGCTTTGAGCCCCACATGCCTGAACCGCCCCTGGACCTGGATGACGCTGACCTGCCGGTGAGCGAGGTCTGA
- the LOC121613700 gene encoding pleckstrin homology domain-containing family A member 1-like isoform X2 produces MPYVDRQNRICGFLDIEENESSGKFLRRYFILDTQQGSLVWFMDNPQNLPIGTDCVGSLKLTYISKVSDATKLRPKAEFCFVINAGMRKFFLQANDQQDLVDWVNALNKATKITVPKLSDGQQNAENQKALPDVVGPKKQVSYKTEIIGGVPIVTQTQHEGGDGADRAEREAMHRSHSQLPYFLGRPTQEHTVIKSGYCVKQGAVMRNWKRRYFLLEENSMSYFKSDLEKEPLRMIPLKEVHKVQECKQSDIMMRDNLFEVVTTSRTFYIQADSPEEMHSWIKAVSGAIVAQRGPGRSAATMRQARRLSNPCIQRYTSRIGECSSTNTAAVPLSTAAPRVPPSLARPYLPCHHATQSGGLLSRAAHARSLAWDSEHFMSLLPRPSHSHTPARLSLQETRLAK; encoded by the exons ATGCCTTATGTGGACCGACAGAACCGCATCTGTGGCTTCCTGGACATAGAGGAGAACGAGAGCAGTGGCAAGTTCCTGCGTCGTTACTTCATACTGGACACGCAGCAGGGAAGCTTGGTGTGGTTCATGGACAACCCACAG AACCTGCCTATTGGCACAGACTGTGTTGGCTCCCTCAAGCTCACCTACATCTCTAAG GTCAGCGATGCCACAAAGCTGAGGCCTAAGGCAGAATTCTGCTTTG TCATCAATGCTGGGATGAGGAAGTTCTTCCTGCAGGCCAATGACCAGCAGGATCTTGTGGACTGGGTCAACGCTCTCAATAAAGCCACCAAGATCAct GTGCCAAAGTTGTCTGATGGGCAGCAGAATGCAGAGAACCAGAAGGCTTTGCCAGATGTCGTAGGGCCCAAGAAACAAGTCTCCTACAAGACAGAGATTATTGGAGGAGTCCCCATTGTCACCCagacacag CATGAAGGAGGTGATGGTGCAGACAGAGCGGAGCGTGAGGCCATGCATCGCTCCCACAGCCAGCTGCCGTACTTCCTGGGCAGGCCGACTCAGGAGCACACGGTCATCAAATCAGGCTACTGCGTCAAGCAAGGAGCTGTG ATGAGGAACTGGAAACGGAGATATTTCCTACTAGAAGAGAACTCAATGAGTTACTTCAAGTCAGATTTG GAGAAAGAGCCTCTGAGAATGATCCCACTGAAGGAAGTTCACAAAGTCCAGGAGTGCAAACAGAG TGACATTATGATGAGAGATAATCTGTTTGAAGTCGTCACCACATCAAGGACATTTTACATACAG GCGGACAGCCCAGAGGAGATGCACAGCTGGATCAAGGCTGTCTCGGGGGCCATTGTCGCCCAGCGGGGGCCTGGGAGGTCTGCTGCCACA ATGCGGCAGGCCAGACGGCTGTCGAACCCCTGTATACAGAGGTATACGTCCCGAATCGGGGAGTGCAGCAGCAC GAACACGGCAGCCGTTCCACTTTCTACCGCAGCCCCGCGGGTCCCCCCGTCCCTCGCTCGCCCATATCTGCCATGCCACCATGCTACCCAGAGTGGGGGGCTGCTGTCACGTGCGGCACACGCTCGCAGCCTGGCGTGGGACAGCGAGCACTTCATGAGCCTGCTGCCACGGCCCAGTCACAGCCACACGCCAGCACGCCTCTCCCTGCAGGAGACGCGCCTGGCAAAGTGA
- the LOC121613700 gene encoding pleckstrin homology domain-containing family A member 1-like isoform X3 translates to MPYVDRQNRICGFLDIEENESSGKFLRRYFILDTQQGSLVWFMDNPQNLPIGTDCVGSLKLTYISKVSDATKLRPKAEFCFVINAGMRKFFLQANDQQDLVDWVNALNKATKITVPKLSDGQQNAENQKALPDVVGPKKQVSYKTEIIGGVPIVTQTQHEGGDGADRAEREAMHRSHSQLPYFLGRPTQEHTVIKSGYCVKQGAVMRNWKRRYFLLEENSMSYFKSDLEKEPLRMIPLKEVHKVQECKQSDIMMRDNLFEVVTTSRTFYIQADSPEEMHSWIKAVSGAIVAQRGPGRSAATMRQARRLSNPCIQRYTSRIGECSSTLLQLCTCLRCVTSCLSLLLPPVRCLNTAAVPLSTAAPRVPPSLARPYLPCHHATQSGGLLSRAAHARSLAWDSEHFMSLLPRPSHSHTPARLSLQETRLAK, encoded by the exons ATGCCTTATGTGGACCGACAGAACCGCATCTGTGGCTTCCTGGACATAGAGGAGAACGAGAGCAGTGGCAAGTTCCTGCGTCGTTACTTCATACTGGACACGCAGCAGGGAAGCTTGGTGTGGTTCATGGACAACCCACAG AACCTGCCTATTGGCACAGACTGTGTTGGCTCCCTCAAGCTCACCTACATCTCTAAG GTCAGCGATGCCACAAAGCTGAGGCCTAAGGCAGAATTCTGCTTTG TCATCAATGCTGGGATGAGGAAGTTCTTCCTGCAGGCCAATGACCAGCAGGATCTTGTGGACTGGGTCAACGCTCTCAATAAAGCCACCAAGATCAct GTGCCAAAGTTGTCTGATGGGCAGCAGAATGCAGAGAACCAGAAGGCTTTGCCAGATGTCGTAGGGCCCAAGAAACAAGTCTCCTACAAGACAGAGATTATTGGAGGAGTCCCCATTGTCACCCagacacag CATGAAGGAGGTGATGGTGCAGACAGAGCGGAGCGTGAGGCCATGCATCGCTCCCACAGCCAGCTGCCGTACTTCCTGGGCAGGCCGACTCAGGAGCACACGGTCATCAAATCAGGCTACTGCGTCAAGCAAGGAGCTGTG ATGAGGAACTGGAAACGGAGATATTTCCTACTAGAAGAGAACTCAATGAGTTACTTCAAGTCAGATTTG GAGAAAGAGCCTCTGAGAATGATCCCACTGAAGGAAGTTCACAAAGTCCAGGAGTGCAAACAGAG TGACATTATGATGAGAGATAATCTGTTTGAAGTCGTCACCACATCAAGGACATTTTACATACAG GCGGACAGCCCAGAGGAGATGCACAGCTGGATCAAGGCTGTCTCGGGGGCCATTGTCGCCCAGCGGGGGCCTGGGAGGTCTGCTGCCACA ATGCGGCAGGCCAGACGGCTGTCGAACCCCTGTATACAGAGGTATACGTCCCGAATCGGGGAGTGCAGCAGCAC tctgctgcagctgtgtacCTGTCTTAGATGTGTGACATCCTgcttgtctctcctcctccctcctgttcgctgcct GAACACGGCAGCCGTTCCACTTTCTACCGCAGCCCCGCGGGTCCCCCCGTCCCTCGCTCGCCCATATCTGCCATGCCACCATGCTACCCAGAGTGGGGGGCTGCTGTCACGTGCGGCACACGCTCGCAGCCTGGCGTGGGACAGCGAGCACTTCATGAGCCTGCTGCCACGGCCCAGTCACAGCCACACGCCAGCACGCCTCTCCCTGCAGGAGACGCGCCTGGCAAAGTGA